In the Malus domestica chromosome 16, GDT2T_hap1 genome, one interval contains:
- the LOC139193003 gene encoding uncharacterized mitochondrial protein AtMg00810-like gives MKAISETKKYLNSNFKMKDLNEVDTILGIKVKRHDGGFALCQSHYIEKILQKLNHLQIKEALTPYDSKINVLVNSGKSVAQLEYASTIGGLMYASHSTKPDIAFAVCKLSRYTSNPSTLHWKAVCRVFGYLKKTTNLGLFYSRFPVVLEGYSDAS, from the coding sequence ATGAAAGCTATATCCGAAACTAAGAAGTatctaaattcaaatttcaaaatgaaGGATTTAAATGAAGTGGATACTATCTTAGGGATAAAAGTAAAGAGACATGATGGGGGGTTTGCATTGTGCCAGTCACACtatattgaaaaaatattgCAGAAGCTTAATCATTTGCAAATAAAAGAAGCATTGACCCCTTATGACTCTAAGATCAACGTGCTAGTAAATTCTGGTAAATCAGTTGCACAACTTGAGTATGCTAGTACAATTGGAGGATTGATGTATGCTTCGCATAGCACAAAGCCAGATATAGCATTTGCTGTTTGTAAACTTTCAAGATACACTAGCAACCCTAGCACTTTGCATTGGAAAGCAGTTTGTAGAGTTTTTGGTTATCTTAAGAAGACTACTAATTTGGGTCTATTTTATTCAAGATTTCCAGTGGTACTAGAAGGGTACTCAGATGCTAGTTAG